From a region of the Wolbachia endosymbiont (group B) of Gerris lacustris genome:
- a CDS encoding type I secretion system permease/ATPase — translation MEITPSIKKELKQSILYACLEKCKSAFWFIFWFSSGINALMLFLPLYTSQVLDRVISSESVSTLVMLTVITLSAFACSAMLETCRYLAMAKIGDWIDKTATPDLIVRSIRLTSVQSSTSSGEAIRDLGVIKNFITGNGIFSLFDTPWSLIYLVVIFMIHTSTGFIAIAGIIILVSMAVWNELATKRILRETNEETIRNINAIDVATRNAEVVEAMGMSEFIVSDWCKRNDQNRAMQVTAQNRSNVITGITKFLRSTLQISVIGTGALLAITAHKTAGSIIAASILMGRVLAPFDAAVHTWKFLNQARMSYGRLQRLILTSPKREQTMALPEPEGKLEFDRVFFTPYGSNKPTVKGISFVIEPGDVVGVIGASASGKSTIAKLTVGVWKPISGVVRLDGADVYTWNRENFGNYVGYLPQDIELFNTSVKANIARMRPDPNPEEIIKAAKIAGIHELILSLPNGYDTTIGGPGGVILSGGQKQLLGLARAFYGNTKLLVLDEPNANLDSNGEARLINAINVAREQNTTTVIITHKLPLLSVVDKVIIMSDGVIYAMGPKDEILSRLVAPSPDATEDKRSSASG, via the coding sequence GTGGAAATCACTCCGTCAATAAAAAAGGAATTAAAGCAAAGTATACTATATGCTTGTCTAGAGAAGTGCAAAAGTGCGTTTTGGTTTATTTTCTGGTTTAGCTCAGGGATTAATGCGTTAATGTTATTTTTGCCACTTTATACCTCTCAGGTACTTGATCGAGTGATATCGAGCGAGAGTGTGTCAACACTAGTTATGCTGACGGTTATTACTTTATCTGCGTTTGCATGTTCTGCAATGCTTGAAACTTGTCGATATTTAGCTATGGCTAAAATTGGTGATTGGATTGATAAAACTGCAACACCAGATCTAATAGTAAGGTCAATCAGGTTAACATCAGTACAAAGCTCAACTTCAAGTGGTGAAGCAATACGAGATCTTGGAGTAATAAAAAATTTCATTACAGGAAATGGTATATTTTCACTGTTCGATACTCCATGGTCGCTAATTTACCTTGTTGTGATCTTTATGATACATACCTCTACAGGGTTTATAGCTATTGCCGGGATCATTATATTAGTTTCAATGGCAGTATGGAATGAACTTGCCACTAAGCGTATATTGCGAGAAACCAATGAAGAAACTATACGCAATATTAATGCTATAGATGTTGCAACAAGAAACGCAGAGGTGGTTGAAGCTATGGGCATGTCAGAATTTATAGTTTCTGATTGGTGTAAACGGAATGATCAAAATCGTGCAATGCAAGTTACAGCGCAGAATCGTTCTAATGTGATTACTGGGATTACTAAGTTTCTACGCTCAACTCTGCAAATATCAGTAATTGGAACAGGCGCATTACTTGCAATTACAGCTCACAAAACTGCCGGTAGTATCATTGCTGCCTCGATTTTGATGGGTAGAGTATTGGCTCCATTTGATGCAGCAGTTCATACTTGGAAATTTTTAAATCAAGCCAGGATGTCATATGGTAGGCTGCAAAGACTTATCCTAACATCCCCAAAAAGAGAGCAAACTATGGCTCTACCAGAGCCTGAAGGGAAGTTGGAATTTGATAGGGTATTTTTTACTCCTTATGGGAGCAATAAGCCAACAGTAAAAGGAATCTCATTTGTAATAGAACCAGGGGATGTTGTTGGTGTTATTGGTGCAAGTGCTTCTGGTAAGTCGACCATTGCAAAACTAACCGTTGGTGTTTGGAAACCCATATCAGGTGTAGTCAGACTAGATGGTGCTGATGTATATACTTGGAATCGAGAAAACTTTGGTAATTATGTTGGTTACTTACCTCAGGATATTGAACTATTTAACACTAGTGTCAAAGCTAATATTGCTCGCATGAGACCAGATCCAAATCCTGAAGAAATAATCAAAGCAGCAAAAATTGCAGGAATACATGAATTAATACTAAGCTTACCAAATGGGTATGATACAACAATAGGCGGACCTGGAGGAGTAATACTCTCTGGTGGCCAAAAACAGCTTCTTGGACTTGCAAGGGCTTTTTATGGTAATACTAAGCTTTTAGTGCTTGATGAACCGAATGCTAACTTAGATAGTAATGGAGAGGCGCGCTTGATTAATGCAATCAACGTTGCAAGAGAACAAAATACTACCACTGTTATCATCACTCATAAGCTACCGTTACTATCCGTGGTTGATAAAGTGATTATCATGTCAGATGGTGTTATTTATGCTATGGGACCAAAAGATGAGATTTTAAGCAGATTAGTTGCTCCATCACCAGACGCCACAGAAGATAAACGTTCTTCAGCAAGTGGTTAA
- a CDS encoding type II secretion system protein GspD: MAILKCLIFLFIISCTHLPNKQHPVNIDNYKHGYSLQQYNTPLKNNDPAIPEMIPLPVEFPDLTTSNQFLSINVDEKVPVKDLLIEIGKLSDVNLDIDPKISGNITLKLKDKNINEVIQNIANSAKLRYSMNNGVIRIEQDLPYAQNYYVDFINIQHSAQRNFIIGNNITDSDVDRNYMKSQYSSDLWNSLEKGLNAIMDVNGVDDGEFLSSNREAGVIILNARKDIHKAVEEYINKVKKLASSQVMIEAKIVEVLLDDKYLSGINLNDLHNETKSITNQGNSIIDLAINSGVSDLGDLVKNLGKFGTSTVISSPRVHAINNQQAMISFTKNHIYFTSDIQKNTKNSNHVLITKMNSTPIGVVLIIHPSINIDTNEIFMDIHPILSRINDYTKDPNIEYVAQQNKMKLNSDIPIIETREMHSTLKIKSGEVMVIGGLIEHRKDNQNLLHQKSKKLAKTVETVIFLKATIVPTLGLLDIKDKNLYIY; the protein is encoded by the coding sequence ATGGCTATTTTAAAATGTTTAATATTCCTTTTCATTATTTCTTGTACACATCTACCTAACAAGCAACATCCTGTTAATATAGATAATTATAAGCACGGTTATTCGTTGCAACAATATAATACCCCTTTGAAGAATAACGATCCAGCAATACCAGAAATGATACCTTTACCGGTAGAGTTTCCCGATCTTACAACCAGTAATCAGTTTCTTTCGATTAATGTTGATGAAAAAGTACCAGTAAAGGATTTACTGATTGAGATAGGAAAACTTTCTGACGTTAACTTAGACATAGATCCCAAAATATCAGGTAATATTACTTTAAAACTAAAAGATAAGAACATAAACGAAGTAATTCAGAATATAGCCAACAGCGCCAAATTGCGTTACTCAATGAATAATGGTGTAATTAGAATTGAACAAGATTTGCCATATGCACAAAATTATTACGTAGACTTCATCAATATTCAACACTCTGCGCAAAGAAATTTTATCATTGGTAACAATATTACCGACAGCGATGTTGATAGAAACTATATGAAGTCTCAATATAGTAGTGATTTATGGAATTCATTAGAAAAAGGCTTAAATGCAATAATGGATGTTAACGGAGTAGATGATGGTGAGTTTCTTTCATCCAACAGAGAAGCTGGTGTCATTATTCTAAATGCTAGAAAAGATATTCACAAAGCTGTTGAAGAATATATTAATAAAGTTAAGAAATTGGCGTCTTCTCAAGTAATGATCGAGGCCAAAATAGTTGAAGTTTTATTAGACGATAAATACCTTTCCGGTATCAACTTAAATGATTTGCATAATGAAACCAAATCTATAACAAATCAAGGTAACTCCATTATTGACCTAGCAATTAACTCTGGTGTGAGTGATTTAGGAGATTTAGTAAAAAATTTAGGCAAATTTGGCACTTCAACCGTAATTTCAAGTCCTAGAGTACATGCTATAAATAATCAGCAAGCAATGATTTCATTTACTAAAAATCATATCTATTTTACTTCCGATATACAGAAAAATACCAAAAATTCTAATCATGTCTTAATTACCAAGATGAATAGCACTCCAATAGGTGTGGTGTTAATAATCCACCCAAGCATTAATATTGATACTAATGAAATATTCATGGATATACACCCAATCTTATCAAGAATTAACGATTACACTAAAGACCCAAATATAGAATATGTCGCACAGCAGAATAAAATGAAATTAAATAGTGACATTCCAATTATTGAAACCAGAGAAATGCACTCTACGTTAAAAATTAAGAGCGGCGAAGTTATGGTAATTGGTGGGCTTATAGAGCATAGAAAAGATAACCAAAACTTATTGCATCAAAAGTCAAAGAAACTGGCTAAGACAGTAGAAACCGTCATCTTCCTGAAAGCAACAATCGTACCAACACTTGGTTTATTAGATATAAAAGATAAGAATTTATATATATATTAA
- a CDS encoding pyruvate dehydrogenase complex dihydrolipoamide acetyltransferase, giving the protein MPIEILMPALSPTMSKTGGKIVKWCKKEQDKVEIGDVIAEIETDKAIMEFESIDEGVLAKILVSEGTSGVPVSQLIALMLEEGEDKSALDLASAINTKVEKEVEADFSVSSNPSISSSSSMSSNSLMSSQCVTLGSKKEDRATENRIKVSPLAKNIAQNEGVDVKRLKGTGPYGRIIKADILECLDQTKNYERPEKDVTVEVSNMRQVIAQRLVESKQNIPHFYLTVDCYVDKLISLKNEVNSANENNKVTINDLIIKAVALSMKKFPDINSSWIDTKIVRYSNIDISIAVALEDGLITPIIKNADEKSVLSISKEVKDLVSRARSGKLKPEEFQGGGFTISNLGMFGIKTFSAIINPPQSCIMAVGTSKKQPIVIGEKIEIAEIMTVTLSVDHRAVDGALGAKFLNAFKYYIENPTVMLLEPLLL; this is encoded by the coding sequence ATGCCTATAGAAATATTAATGCCTGCTCTTTCCCCGACAATGAGCAAAACTGGAGGAAAAATTGTAAAGTGGTGTAAAAAGGAACAAGATAAAGTTGAAATAGGTGATGTAATCGCTGAAATTGAGACCGATAAAGCCATAATGGAGTTTGAATCTATCGATGAAGGAGTTTTGGCAAAAATTTTAGTGTCGGAAGGAACAAGTGGCGTGCCTGTAAGTCAACTGATAGCTCTAATGTTAGAGGAAGGGGAAGATAAAAGCGCACTTGATTTAGCTTCTGCCATCAATACCAAGGTTGAGAAGGAGGTTGAAGCCGATTTTTCAGTATCATCTAACCCTTCGATTTCATCTAGCTCTTCAATGTCATCTAATTCTCTAATGTCATCCCAGTGCGTGACACTGGGATCTAAAAAAGAGGATAGAGCAACAGAAAATAGAATAAAAGTAAGCCCCTTAGCTAAGAACATAGCTCAAAATGAAGGTGTTGATGTAAAGCGACTGAAGGGTACCGGACCATATGGTCGCATTATCAAGGCTGATATATTAGAATGTCTAGATCAAACTAAAAATTATGAGAGACCTGAGAAAGATGTAACAGTTGAAGTAAGCAACATGCGCCAAGTGATAGCACAGCGTTTAGTTGAATCTAAGCAAAATATTCCACACTTTTATTTAACTGTAGACTGCTACGTTGATAAGCTAATATCGCTCAAAAATGAGGTTAATTCAGCAAATGAAAACAATAAAGTAACAATTAATGACTTAATTATAAAAGCTGTGGCTTTAAGCATGAAAAAATTTCCTGATATAAACTCATCGTGGATAGATACTAAAATAGTAAGATACTCAAATATAGATATCTCAATTGCTGTAGCGCTTGAGGATGGACTCATTACTCCTATAATAAAAAATGCTGATGAAAAAAGTGTTTTATCTATATCAAAAGAAGTGAAAGATTTAGTAAGTAGGGCAAGATCTGGAAAACTAAAGCCTGAAGAATTTCAAGGAGGAGGATTTACTATCTCCAACTTAGGCATGTTTGGTATAAAAACTTTCAGCGCTATAATCAATCCACCGCAATCTTGCATTATGGCTGTTGGTACATCCAAAAAGCAACCAATTGTTATAGGTGAAAAAATAGAGATAGCAGAGATAATGACAGTTACTCTCTCTGTTGATCACAGAGCAGTTGATGGAGCACTCGGAGCAAAATTTTTAAATGCCTTTAAGTACTATATAGAAAACCCTACGGTGATGCTTCTTGAGCCTTTATTATTATAA
- a CDS encoding IS5 family transposase (programmed frameshift) — MRSVYPSDISRERFEIILPDLESCRKKTKPRKLDLYELFCGVLYVLKSGCQWRMLPKEFPKWRNCYDYFKRWSKKPNEDRESVLEIVLKKLVGEVRFNSGRNTKTSFCIIDAQSVKNTDIAEEKGYDAGKKISGIKRHIAVDTQGLPHAIYITTANIGDRTAAVEMICNARKNLSEVQNILVDAGYTGENFATQIKTTIGATVEVIKRSELHTFVVLPKRWVVERSFAWLEKCRRLWKNCERKLNTRLQMVVLAFTALLLKRL; from the exons ATGAGGAGTGTATACCCAAGTGATATAAGTCGGGAAAGATTTGAGATTATATTACCAGATCTAGAATCCTGTAGAAAAAAAACAAAACCAAGAAAACTGGATTTATATGAGTTATTTTGCGGTGTACTTTATGTGCTAAAAAGTGGCTGTCAGTGGCGAATGCTACCAAAAGAGTTTCCAAAATGGCGCAATTGTTACGATTACTTCAAGAGATGGAGTAAAAAACCGAATGAAGATAGAGAAAGTGTTCTAGAAATTGTCTTA AAAAAATTAGTTGGAGAGGTTCGTTTCAACAGTGGTCGGAATACAAAAACAAGCTTCTGCATCATTGATGCTCAAAGTGTAAAAAACACCGATATTGCTGAAGAAAAAGGTTATGATGCCGGCAAGAAAATTTCAGGAATAAAGCGTCATATTGCAGTAGATACGCAAGGTTTGCCACATGCAATTTATATTACTACAGCTAATATCGGAGATCGTACTGCTGCTGTAGAGATGATTTGTAACGCAAGAAAAAATCTTTCCGAAGTTCAAAATATACTAGTTGATGCAGGTTATACAGGAGAAAATTTTGCAACTCAAATAAAAACGACTATTGGTGCAACCGTTGAAGTAATAAAACGAAGTGAATTACATACCTTTGTTGTATTGCCAAAAAGGTGGGTTGTAGAGCGTTCTTTTGCTTGGCTGGAAAAGTGTAGACGGTTATGGAAAAATTGCGAGCGTAAACTCAATACTAGACTACAAATGGTCGTTCTAGCTTTTACTGCCTTGCTCCTCAAAAGATTATGA
- the lepA gene encoding translation elongation factor 4 codes for MNNIRNFAIIAHIDHGKSTLADRLIEECNGLEAREMTNQILDSMDIERERGITIKAQTVRLNYTANDSNQYCLNLMDTPGHVDFSYEVSRSLAACEGALLVVDSSQGVEAQTLANVYKAIDNNHEIIVVLNKVDLPAADPERIKLQIEEVIGIDATESILISAKTGLGVKDVLEAIVTKLPAPQGDTNAPLQAILVDSWYDPYLGVVILVRVKNGVLKKGMRIVMMSNNATYQVDNIGIFTPKKVMTGELSAGEVGFITASMKEVADCKVGDTITEEKRPCSKALPGFKAVHPVVFCSIFPNNTDNFKYLREALEKLHLNDASFTFDAETSNALGYGFRCGFLGMLHLEVIQERLEREFDLDLTATAPSVIYKVATQNGKVLNIHNPSDMPDPTKIEIVEEPWITATIMVPDQYLGEILSLCEERRGEQQDLSYVGNTTTALLKYKLPLSEVVFDFYDRLKSISKGYASLDWEISDYQESQIDKLSFLVNGEPVDALACIVHKSRAEKRGREICARLKDLIPRQQYKIAIQAALGSKIIARETINPYKKDVTAKLYGGDVTRKMKLLEKQKKGKKRLHSVGNVNIPQNAFIEALKIND; via the coding sequence ATGAACAATATAAGAAATTTTGCAATAATAGCACACATAGACCACGGTAAATCAACACTTGCTGATCGTTTAATAGAAGAATGCAATGGTCTTGAAGCAAGAGAGATGACCAATCAAATACTTGATTCAATGGATATAGAGCGTGAACGTGGAATCACAATCAAAGCACAAACCGTAAGGCTCAATTATACTGCAAATGATAGTAATCAATATTGCCTCAATCTAATGGATACACCAGGTCATGTTGACTTTTCATATGAAGTCAGCCGAAGCTTAGCCGCATGTGAAGGCGCACTTTTGGTAGTAGATAGCAGCCAAGGAGTTGAAGCTCAGACTCTGGCAAATGTCTACAAGGCAATTGACAATAATCATGAGATAATAGTTGTGCTTAATAAAGTCGATCTTCCTGCTGCAGATCCAGAAAGGATAAAGCTTCAGATTGAAGAGGTAATCGGAATTGATGCAACTGAATCAATTTTGATATCAGCAAAAACTGGTCTTGGGGTAAAGGATGTACTTGAAGCTATAGTGACAAAACTTCCCGCTCCTCAAGGTGATACAAATGCTCCACTGCAAGCAATTTTAGTTGATAGTTGGTATGATCCTTACCTAGGAGTAGTAATTTTAGTGCGAGTTAAAAATGGAGTACTAAAAAAAGGCATGAGAATCGTTATGATGTCTAATAATGCTACATATCAGGTCGATAATATCGGTATTTTCACTCCTAAAAAAGTTATGACTGGTGAACTTTCAGCAGGTGAAGTTGGTTTTATAACTGCTTCAATGAAAGAAGTAGCAGACTGCAAAGTAGGAGACACTATTACTGAAGAGAAAAGGCCGTGCAGCAAGGCATTACCTGGCTTTAAAGCAGTACATCCTGTAGTATTTTGCAGTATTTTTCCCAATAACACAGATAATTTTAAATATTTAAGGGAAGCACTAGAAAAATTACATTTAAATGATGCTAGTTTTACATTTGATGCTGAAACGTCAAATGCGCTAGGTTATGGATTTCGTTGCGGTTTCTTAGGAATGCTACATCTTGAAGTCATTCAAGAAAGACTCGAAAGAGAATTTGATTTAGATCTAACAGCAACTGCACCGAGTGTTATATATAAAGTTGCAACACAAAATGGTAAAGTTTTAAATATCCATAACCCAAGCGATATGCCAGACCCTACAAAAATTGAAATAGTGGAAGAACCGTGGATCACTGCAACTATAATGGTACCTGATCAATATTTAGGAGAGATTCTATCTCTGTGTGAAGAGAGGAGAGGAGAACAGCAGGATTTATCTTATGTTGGTAATACGACAACAGCACTACTGAAGTATAAATTACCGCTGTCTGAGGTTGTTTTTGATTTTTACGATAGACTAAAATCAATTTCCAAGGGATATGCAAGTTTAGATTGGGAAATATCCGATTATCAGGAAAGTCAGATAGATAAATTAAGTTTTTTAGTTAATGGAGAACCTGTGGATGCATTAGCCTGCATTGTTCATAAAAGCAGGGCAGAAAAAAGAGGCCGTGAAATATGTGCACGTTTGAAAGACTTGATACCACGTCAGCAATATAAAATCGCGATTCAAGCGGCATTGGGCAGTAAAATTATTGCTAGAGAAACGATTAATCCATATAAAAAGGATGTAACAGCTAAACTCTATGGTGGAGACGTCACACGAAAGATGAAGCTGCTTGAAAAACAGAAGAAAGGTAAGAAAAGATTACATTCTGTGGGAAACGTAAACATTCCACAGAATGCTTTTATTGAGGCTTTGAAAATAAATGATTAA
- a CDS encoding TerC family protein: MLADAWTLLILMLLETILGIDNLIFISLAIDKVPNLLRERARLIGFGLALLMRFVILFFTSHILSMQEPIFHSVSLDISVKDLLMIAGGLFLIVKSSMELWSEIFVHKENKTKANVKSQFFLVVLQIILIDLVFSVDSILTAIALTHDMIIIAIAFIFSILAMLFLSSYTAQLIKSSPSLKVIAILFILLIGIYLILEGLHIELPKAYLYSSFIFALLVEAISKIKTMRS, translated from the coding sequence ATGCTAGCTGATGCTTGGACTTTATTGATACTTATGCTACTTGAAACTATACTTGGTATAGACAATTTAATCTTTATTTCTCTAGCAATAGATAAGGTGCCAAATCTGCTGAGAGAAAGAGCCCGCCTGATAGGTTTTGGCTTGGCGCTATTGATGCGTTTTGTAATACTGTTTTTTACATCACATATATTATCAATGCAAGAGCCTATATTTCACTCTGTATCACTAGATATTTCAGTAAAAGATTTGCTTATGATTGCAGGAGGGTTATTCCTTATTGTTAAAAGTTCTATGGAGTTATGGAGCGAAATTTTTGTACATAAGGAGAACAAAACAAAGGCAAACGTTAAATCACAATTTTTTTTAGTTGTGTTACAAATTATATTAATAGATTTAGTTTTTTCTGTTGATTCAATATTAACTGCTATAGCATTAACTCATGATATGATAATCATTGCTATAGCATTTATATTTTCCATATTAGCAATGCTATTTTTATCAAGTTATACTGCTCAGTTAATAAAATCCAGCCCAAGCTTAAAAGTAATTGCCATTCTATTCATTTTACTCATCGGTATATATCTAATACTTGAAGGACTTCACATAGAGCTACCAAAAGCATATTTATATTCTTCATTTATATTTGCACTGCTTGTGGAAGCTATAAGCAAAATAAAGACAATGCGGTCTTGA
- the guaA gene encoding glutamine-hydrolyzing GMP synthase: MSAIAVIDFGSQFTQLIARQIREMGVYCEIFPSNIDFETVSKFNGFIFSGGPQSVNDNCSEVSEVAHKIIKLNETINTPILGICYGQQLICHYFGAKVRKGFNQEFGKTKIKILKESPIIKDTWDVNSEVDVLMNHADSVETIPQGFTVIASGVINQTIAIIANEKRKIYCTQFHPEVKPTTNGSKLLSNFIDIANCERDWTMKSFIEKQKEKIKNLVGEKKVIAAVSGGVDSSVAAVLTHKAIGKQLNCIFIDTGLLRKSQTTAMLKEIPINYVDKSNLFLSRLKGITDPEEKRKIIGNTFIEVFEEEAKKIGDVDFLMQGTIYSDVVESGHASGNTSTIKSHHNVGGLPEKMNLKLVEPLRYLFKDEVRLLGKEIGLSDEIIFQHPFPGPGLAVRIIGEVDEEKVRILQEVDEIYINTMKNYDLYDKIWQAFAVLLPVKTVGVMGDNRTYGYVCALRAVTSSDGMTADAFPFENKDQHSLVFWRFLQDVSSIIVNKISGVNRVVYDLTSKPPATIEWE; this comes from the coding sequence TTGTCAGCAATTGCCGTTATTGATTTTGGTTCACAGTTTACACAGCTTATTGCAAGACAAATCAGGGAAATGGGCGTTTACTGTGAAATATTTCCAAGCAATATCGATTTCGAAACAGTATCAAAATTCAATGGATTTATTTTTTCTGGAGGACCGCAATCTGTAAATGACAATTGCTCTGAAGTAAGTGAAGTAGCACATAAAATTATAAAACTTAACGAAACAATAAACACTCCTATACTTGGAATATGTTATGGACAGCAACTCATTTGTCATTATTTCGGAGCAAAGGTAAGAAAAGGATTCAATCAGGAATTTGGCAAAACTAAAATCAAGATACTAAAAGAATCTCCAATTATAAAGGATACTTGGGACGTTAATTCGGAAGTCGATGTGCTGATGAATCATGCAGACAGTGTCGAAACTATACCGCAAGGATTTACTGTTATTGCCTCAGGTGTAATAAATCAAACAATCGCAATAATTGCCAACGAAAAGCGGAAGATTTACTGTACTCAGTTCCATCCTGAAGTTAAGCCTACGACAAATGGTAGTAAACTTCTCTCTAATTTCATAGATATTGCAAACTGTGAGAGAGATTGGACAATGAAGTCATTCATTGAAAAACAGAAGGAAAAAATTAAAAACTTAGTAGGGGAGAAAAAAGTAATTGCTGCAGTAAGTGGGGGAGTTGATTCAAGTGTTGCAGCAGTTCTCACCCATAAAGCTATAGGAAAACAATTAAACTGTATTTTTATCGATACTGGGTTATTGCGTAAGAGCCAGACCACTGCTATGTTAAAAGAAATTCCAATAAATTACGTTGATAAATCAAACTTGTTTTTAAGTAGGTTAAAGGGAATAACTGATCCGGAAGAAAAGCGAAAAATTATTGGCAATACTTTTATCGAAGTGTTTGAAGAAGAGGCGAAAAAAATAGGTGATGTGGATTTTTTAATGCAAGGCACCATTTACTCTGATGTAGTTGAATCAGGGCACGCTTCAGGAAACACTAGTACAATTAAATCTCATCACAATGTTGGTGGGTTGCCAGAAAAAATGAATCTGAAACTAGTAGAACCTTTACGCTATCTCTTTAAAGATGAAGTAAGGCTGCTTGGCAAAGAAATTGGGCTTTCAGATGAGATAATATTTCAACATCCATTTCCTGGACCTGGACTTGCAGTGAGGATCATAGGTGAGGTTGATGAAGAAAAGGTACGAATATTGCAAGAAGTAGATGAAATATATATCAACACAATGAAAAATTATGATCTGTATGATAAAATATGGCAGGCCTTTGCTGTACTGTTACCAGTAAAAACTGTGGGAGTTATGGGAGATAATCGTACATACGGATATGTTTGCGCTTTAAGGGCTGTGACTTCATCTGATGGCATGACAGCTGATGCATTTCCATTTGAAAATAAAGATCAACATTCGTTAGTATTTTGGAGGTTTTTGCAAGACGTCAGCAGTATAATTGTTAACAAAATTTCCGGAGTAAATCGAGTTGTGTATGACTTAACTTCCAAGCCACCAGCAACTATTGAGTGGGAGTAG
- a CDS encoding malonyl-CoA decarboxylase, producing MIKESLAKTGIVKVEDKKAPKGFFKILGEVADAVRSWVGNIGPDLSSSRDIDSLVLKMNECLNPKGGEVSARKNTVSLGNLYLSLSEKGKIKFLQTLAEKFNPDKTKIDEEIKIYKKNQDSESSYKFEQDLIKVLESPRSKILKQFISLPEGLKFIVDMRSDVLKLKSEYQSLSSLENELKSILCTLVDVDLLDLHQITWDSSASLLEKLIKYEAVHEISSWGDLKNRLDSDRLCFAFFHYKIPEEPLIFVEVALMNKIADSIQHVLDESVPSSDPSSSSTAIFYSISNTQTGLSGISLGNFLIKRVVEKLSQEFKSVKVYATLSPVPGFTKWLKNQDVALLGKLNIKQSGTEILESIKTNIECEKQSLLKLCAHYLLKVKSSVGGAYDPVAHFHLSNGASIKQINWMADTSEKGISQSAGIMVNYLYELPKIDNNHENYMINKVISHSKRVSAMLKTS from the coding sequence ATGATAAAAGAATCATTAGCAAAAACTGGTATAGTGAAAGTTGAAGATAAGAAAGCACCAAAGGGCTTTTTTAAAATATTAGGTGAAGTAGCAGATGCTGTAAGGTCATGGGTTGGCAATATTGGCCCTGATTTAAGTAGTAGTCGCGATATCGATAGCTTAGTCTTGAAGATGAACGAGTGCTTAAACCCAAAGGGAGGGGAGGTTTCAGCACGTAAGAACACCGTATCTCTTGGTAATCTATACTTGAGTTTATCAGAAAAAGGTAAAATAAAATTTTTACAAACCCTGGCAGAAAAATTTAATCCGGATAAAACGAAAATAGATGAAGAAATAAAAATATATAAGAAAAATCAAGATTCTGAGTCGAGCTATAAGTTTGAACAGGACTTAATAAAAGTCCTTGAATCACCACGCTCTAAAATATTGAAGCAGTTTATCTCCTTACCGGAGGGTCTTAAGTTTATTGTTGATATGCGTTCTGATGTACTCAAGCTAAAGAGCGAATATCAAAGTCTAAGTTCACTAGAAAACGAATTAAAAAGTATACTCTGTACTTTGGTTGATGTTGATCTACTTGATCTTCATCAAATCACTTGGGATTCATCTGCATCATTGCTAGAAAAACTTATAAAATATGAAGCTGTGCATGAAATTTCTTCTTGGGGTGATTTAAAAAACAGGTTAGATTCTGACCGTCTCTGTTTTGCTTTCTTTCATTATAAAATACCAGAGGAGCCTCTAATTTTTGTAGAGGTTGCATTGATGAACAAAATTGCAGATAGCATTCAACACGTTTTGGACGAGTCAGTTCCTTCAAGTGACCCAAGCAGTTCAAGTACTGCTATATTCTATTCAATATCAAACACTCAAACTGGTTTATCTGGAATTAGCCTCGGTAACTTTTTAATAAAGAGAGTCGTAGAAAAACTATCGCAGGAATTTAAAAGCGTAAAAGTTTATGCAACTCTTTCTCCAGTTCCTGGATTTACAAAATGGCTAAAAAATCAAGACGTAGCTTTATTAGGTAAGCTTAATATAAAACAATCAGGTACAGAAATTTTAGAAAGCATAAAAACTAACATTGAATGCGAAAAACAGTCCCTACTGAAACTTTGTGCACATTATTTGCTAAAGGTTAAAAGCAGTGTTGGGGGTGCTTATGATCCGGTAGCACACTTTCATTTAAGCAATGGTGCATCAATCAAACAAATCAACTGGATGGCCGATACTTCTGAAAAAGGCATTAGTCAGTCAGCCGGAATAATGGTGAATTATCTGTATGAGCTGCCTAAAATAGATAACAATCATGAGAATTATATGATTAATAAAGTGATTTCTCATTCAAAAAGAGTATCAGCTATGTTGAAAACTTCCTAA